The Rhododendron vialii isolate Sample 1 chromosome 8a, ASM3025357v1 genome has a window encoding:
- the LOC131336516 gene encoding protein trichome birefringence-like 20: MKLQAVELPLMKNQTRRSKTPKVAPLVAVALFLLTIIPIYYPFFRYPNKNPSSDLSSSSRISSQLPLCLDGDSLPERNGLCTHKDVEKIPTTNDNERDSPGNDVEKPPTLSSNSNGGGSTFNRDKEIKSILRNPELAGNSQPDEGVIEDTEMKPALNNPDLVDTTKSGEDVTAVANDRGVETEPVTRNSDLAETTQSGEAFNRDVEMKPVLSNPDSAETTQSGKDTTRTPSNRDVETNHARGDPDSVETTDSSSGMGETTIDRKTETEPVLSNPDLEDTTHTGRDETGVGATDSGNSMGETTINRKTETKPVLSNPDLEDTTHTGRDEAGVGTTDSDNSMGETAINRKTETKADLSNPDLVETTQSGRDEAAATTLPPEKDAKEARAHRRRDVGRSPPPPNNAEYSDSLRAADSERENCDIFTGEWVPNPEAPYYTNATCREIQQHQDCLKFGRPDTRYLKWKWKPEGCELPVFDPYRFLQLVRGKSLAFVGDSVARNHMQSLICLLSRVEEAVDVSDVKYVSQFKRYEYPNHNFTVEIFWSPYLVKTTQSDDARPFNLYLDEFDEKWTTKIQHFDYVIISAGHWFFRPTMFYVQGRIVGCLYCPESHITHLTSYFSYRRAFRTAFRAINSLENFKGITFLRTFAPSHFEGGYWDKGGDCARKTPFKKAEVLLEGYNLEHYKIQVEEVKIAERLGRRRGLKFRLFDVTQAMLLRPDGHPSKYGHWPQQNVTLANDCVHWCLPGPVDTWNDFLIEMLKREEKASY; encoded by the exons ATGAAGCTCCAAGCTGTTGAGCTTCCCCTTATGAAAAACCAGACCAGAAGAAGCAAGACCCCAAAGGTAGCTCCGTTGGTAGCCGTAGCCCTATTTCTTCTCACCATCATCCCTATCTATTACCCTTTTTTCCGGTACCCGAACAAGAATCCTTCTTCCGATTTGTCATCGTCCTCGCGTATTTCTTCTCAACTCCCTCTATGTCTAGATGGTGACTCGTTGCCGGAAAGAAACGGCTTGTGCACCCACAAGGATGTCGAAAAAATCCCCACCACCAATGATAACGAGCGAGATTCGCCCGGCAATGATGTGGAGAAACCACCCACCTTGAGCAGCAACTCAAATGGGGGTGGGAGCACCTTTAATAGGGACAAGGAGATAAAATCCATCTTAAGAAATCCTGAATTGGCGGGAAACTCCCAGCCAGACGAGGGTGTGATAGAGGACACGGAGATGAAGCCCGCCCTAAACAATCCTGACTTGGTGGACACCACCAAGTCGGGCGAGGATGTGACTGCGGTCGCCAATGATAGGGGCGTGGAGACGGAGCCCGTTACAAGGAACTCCGACTTGGCGGAGACCACCCAATCAGGCGAGGCCTTTAATAGGGACGTGGAGATGAAGCCCGTCCTAAGCAACCCTGACTCCGCGGAGACCACCCAATCAGGCAAGGACACGACTAGGACACCCTCGAATAGGGACGTGGAAACAAATCATGCCCGAGGCGACCCTGATTCGGTAGAGACCACCGACTCAAGCAGTGGTATGGGAGAGACCACCATTGACAGGAAGACGGAAACAGAGCCCGTCCTGAGCAACCCTGATTTGGAGGACACCACCCACACAGGGAGGGACGAGACGGGGGTAGGGGCCACCGACTCGGGCAATAGTATGGGAGAGACCACCATTAACAGGAAGACGGAAACAAAGCCCGTCCTGAGCAACCCTGATTTGGAGGACACCACCCACACAGGTAGGGACGAGGCGGGGGTAGGGACCACCGACTCGGACAATAGTATGGGAGAGACCGCCATTAACAGGAAGACGGAAACAAAGGCCGACCTGAGCAACCCTGATTTGGTTGAGACCACCCAATCAGGAAGGGACGAGGCGGCGGCGACCACCCTTCCTCCAGAAAAGGATGCGAAGGAAGCTCGCGCACATCGGCGGAGAGACGTGGGGAGGTCACCGCCGCCACCAAACAACGCTGAGTACTCTGATTCTCTAAGAGCGGCggactcagagagagagaattgcgACATCTTTACAGGGGAATGGGTGCCCAACCCGGAGGCGCCGTACTACACCAACGCGACGTGCAGGGAAATCCAACAGCATCAAGATTGCTTGAAATTCGGAAGGCCGGATACCCGGTACCTTAAATGGAAGTGGAAACCGGAGGGTTGCGAGCTACCTGTTTTTGACCCGTACAGGTTTCTTCAGCTTGTGAGGGGCAAGTCTCTGGCCTTCGTGGGAGACTCTGTGGCCAGAAACCACATGCAGTCCTTGATATGCCTCTTGTCCAGG GTAGAAGAAGCTGTGGATGTCTCGGATGTGAAATACGTATCGCAGTTCAAACGCTACGAATACCCAAACCACAACTTCACCGTCGAAATCTTCTGGTCGCCTTATCTGGTAAAGACCACACAAAGCGACGATGCCCGTCCCTTCAACCTCTACCTCGACGAGTTCGACGAGAAATGGACCACCAAAATCCAGCACTTCGATTACGTGATCATCTCGGCCGGACATTGGTTCTTCCGGCCGACTATGTTCTACGTACAAGGCCGTATAGTGGGCTGCCTCTACTGCCCCGAGAGCCATATCACCCACTTGACATCATATTTTAGCTATCGGAGGGCGTTTAGGACCGCGTTTAGGGCCATAAACAGCTTGGAAAACTTCAAGGGCATAACGTTTCTtagaacttttgcaccatcgcACTTTGAAGGCGGGTACTGGGACAAGGGCGGGGACTGTGCGAGGAAAACGCCGTTTAAAAAGGCCGAGGTGCTCTTGGAGGGGTATAACTTAGAGCATTACAAAATCCAGGTCGAGGAGGTTAAAATCGCGGAGCGATTAGGGAGGAGGAGAGGGCTGAAATTTAGGTTATTTGATGTAACACAGGCAATGTTGTTGAGACCAGATGGACACCCGAGTAAATATGGGCATTGGCCGCAGCAAAATGTCACCTTGGCTAATGACTGTGTGCACTGGTGCTTGCCTGGACCGGTCGATACTTGGAATGATTTCTTGATAGAGATGTTGAAGAGGGAGGAGAAGGCATCATATTAG